A window of the Ipomoea triloba cultivar NCNSP0323 chromosome 14, ASM357664v1 genome harbors these coding sequences:
- the LOC116005199 gene encoding zerumbone synthase-like, with product MASSSLLSTAAKRLEGKVAIVTGGVGGIGSTIAKLFCQHGAKVIIADTRDDESQSICNTLFVHCDVTSESDVQNAVNKAVSTHGRLDIMVNNAGIAGAKVLDILDCDATDFVNVFRVNTLGAFLGTKHAARVMKPVQRGSIINTASVAGIMGGLPHAYSCSKHAIVGLTKNTALDLGRYGIRVNCVSPYIIPTQMTRSYFGLAEDDKLDVHSNLKGVELMPEDVAEAVLYLASDESKYVSGHNLVVDAGFSISNLALNLFNQ from the exons ATGGCGAGCAGTTCGCTCCTTTCTACTGCTGCTAAGAG GTTGGAAGGAAAAGTAGCAATAGTTACTGGTGGTGTTGGCGGCATTGGATCTACCATTGCCAAGCTATTCTGTCAACATGGTGCCAAAGTCATAATTGCCGACACCAGAGATGATGAAAGCCAATCTATCTGCAACACTTTGTTTGTTCACTGTGATGTCACAAGCGAATCAGATGTCCAAAATGCGGTGAACAAAGCAGTCTCTACACATGGAAGGCTTGATATAATGGTGAACAATGCAGGCATCGCGGGAGCCAAGGTATTGGACATTCTTGATTGCGATGCGACTGATTTTGTTAACGTGTTTCGTGTTAACACCCTTGGTGCATTTCTGGGAACGAAACACGCTGCTCGTGTGATGAAACCCGTGCAAAGGGGGAGCATAATAAACACAGCTAGTGTTGCTGGTATTATGGGGGGTTTACCACATGCTTATTCATGCTCAAAACATGCGATTGTTGGCCTCACTAAGAACACTGCCCTCGACTTGGGGCGATACGGTATCCGAGTCAACTGTGTTTCCCCTTATATAATTCCTACACAGATGACAAGGAGCTATTTTGGTTTGGCAGAGGATGATAAACTTGATGTGCATTCAAACCTTAAAGGTGTTGAATTGATGCCAGAAGATGTTGCTGAGGCTGTTCTTTATCTTGCAAGTGATGAGTCCAAGTATGTGAGTGGCCACAATCTTGTTGTGGATGCTGGCTTCTCCATTTCTAATTTAGCCTTAAATCTTTTCAACCAATAA
- the LOC116003652 gene encoding uncharacterized protein LOC116003652, with the protein MVTLQDKTFILAPYHQTNHWLLLVLHASSKTVYVLDPMNCSRKIEVKQAVNMAFRTSSNQRGLRTMGNANWKYVKCPQQPGSVECGYYVMRFIYDICTKFNDYTSLDVAYQDTNAYSKDEMDEIRRLWIEYFVNECI; encoded by the exons ATGGTTACACTGCAGGACAAGACATTTATCTTAGCACCATACCACCAAAc GAACCATTGGTTACTACTCGTGCTTCATGCAAGTTCAAAAACTGTATATGTATTAGATCCAATGAATTGTAGTCGCAAAATTGAAGTCAAACAAGCTGTGAATAT GGCTTTTCGAACCTCTTCAAATCAACGAGGGTTGAGGACTATGGGTAATGCTAATTGGAAATATGTGAAG TGTCCTCAACAACCTGGTAGTGTTGAATGTGGATACTACGTTATGCGgtttatatatgatatatgcacAAAATTTAATGACTACACTTCCTTGGATGTG gcATATCAAGACACAAACGCATATTCTAAGGATGAAATGGACGAGATACGGAGGTTATGGATAGAATATTTTGTGAACGAGTGCATATGA